From Triticum urartu cultivar G1812 chromosome 2, Tu2.1, whole genome shotgun sequence, a single genomic window includes:
- the LOC125534157 gene encoding U-box domain-containing protein 19-like, with amino-acid sequence MPPHDRQAPPGRRMLALPTVCPCEAIAPATLLASLVALVAEVARHDAAALPVLRRGAGEALRVTRVLLAFLEEVREAAGEPLPDASVLGLSELHVAMQKLRFLLADCSRRGARLWVLMNADMVASELRVILGSVATALDVLPADVVGASVEAGELARLLSQQAWRAPVWPDEDDGRATRSVRSMLALFRSRATPHAEDAMMVLGRVGITSWCDCAEEAAFLEAELLDRLEDGRENDNDLVLISGLMAFLVYCRVVLFDTVDAKKADAAAPGSRPASSCAAWTSQEALQCPISLELMTDPVTVTTGQTYDRTSIKRWIKSGCRTCPVTGEKLRSTQFVPNVAARGIVEQLLLANGTPLHEQQSSKHRCAVDKTVSAFGPAAAGGVRLAVTFLIARLSRGTPEEQKKATHEVRKLAKRNVYHRACLVEADAVPWLLHLVSSMDASVQDNAIACLLNLSKHAAGRSALVEAGGLGLVVDAVNVAAKVEARQNAAAILFYLSPNSEYCQEIGRIPEAIPTLVRLMRDGTYRGRKNALVSLHGVLHGASSIGKAVTAGAVGVLASLLPGDREDLANDAVALLARIAEQPAGATAILASSELVTSLVDFLGASVSRSGKDHCVALLASLCLHGGDKVVALMGKMTALMPALYALIADGSPLANKKARWLINEIHRVYEQRQPTPPVALPAGDRVIRV; translated from the coding sequence ATGCCGCCGCACGACCGTCAGGCGCCGCCGGGCCGCCGGATGCTGGCGCTGCCCACGGTGTGCCCGTGCGAGGCCATCGCCCCCGCGACGCTGCTGGCGTCGCTCGTCGCCCTCGTGGCCGAGGTCGCGCGCCACGACGCCGCCGCGCTCCCCGTGCTCCGGCGGGGGGCCGGCGAGGCCCTGCGCGTCACCCGCGTCCTCCTCGCGTTCCTCGAGGAGGTCCGCGAGGCGGCGGGGGAGCCCCTGCCGGACGCGTCGGTGCTCGGCCTGTCCGAGCTCCACGTCGCCATGCAGAAGCTCCGGTTCCTGCTCGCGGACTGCTCCAGGCGAGGGGCGAGGCTGTGGGTGCTCATGAACGCCGACATGGTTGCGTCCGAGCTCAGGGTCATCCTCGGCTCGGTCGCCACGGCCTTGGACGTCCTGCCGGCGGACGTGGTCGGGGCTTCTGTCGAGGCTGGAGAGCTCGCTAGGCTCCTGTCTCAGCAGGCGTGGCGCGCGCCGGTGTGGCCGGACGAGGACGACGGGCGCGCGACCCGGAGCGTGCGTTCCATGCTCGCGCTGTTCAGGAGCCGCGCCACGCCGCACGCGGAGGACGCGATGATGGTGCTCGGCCGCGTCGGCATCACCAGCTGGTGCGACTGCGCCGAGGAGGCCGCTTTCCTCGAGGCCGAGCTGCTGGACCGCCTGGAGGACGGCCGCGAGAACGACAACGACCTCGTGCTCATCAGCGGCCTCATGGCGTTCCTCGTCTACTGTCGCGTCGTCTTGTTTGACACCGTTGATGCCAAGAAAGCTGACGCGGCAGCGCCCGGGTCAAGGCCGGCATCGAGCTGCGCGGCGTGGACTAGCCAGGAGGCGCTGCAATGCCCGATCAGTCTCGAGCTGATGACTGACCCGGTGACCGTGACCACCGGCCAAACTTACGACCGGACGTCCATCAAACGGTGGATCAAGAGCGGCTGCCGGACGTGCCCTGTTACCGGCGAGAAGCTCCGTAGCACCCAGTTCGTGCCGAACGTAGCCGCGCGCGGCATTGTCGAGCAGCTGCTCCTGGCCAATGGGACGCCGCTCCACGAGCAGCAGAGCAGCAAGCACCGGTGCGCGGTCGATAAGACCGTCTCGGCGTTCGGCCCGGCCGCGGCCGGCGGCGTGCGTCTCGCCGTGACCTTCCTTATTGCCAGGCTCTCCAGGGGCACGCCCGAGGAGCAGAAGAAGGCGACGCACGAGGTGCGGAAGCTGGCGAAGCGCAACGTGTACCACCGCGCGTGCCTCGTGGAGGCCGACGCCGTGCCGTGGCTCCTCCACCTCGTCTCCTCGATGGACGCGTCCGTCCAGGACAACGCCATCGCCTGCCTCCTCAACCTCTCGAAGCACGCGGCCGGGCGGAGCGCGCTCGTGGAGGCGGGCGGGCTCGGGCTCGTCGTCGACGCCGTCAACGTCGCGGCCAAGGTGGAGGCGCGGCAGAACGCGGCGGCCATCCTGTTCTACCTCTCGCCGAACAGCGAGTACTGCCAGGAGATCGGCCGCATCCCGGAGGCCATCCCGACGCTGGTGCGCCTCATGAGGGACGGCACCTACCGCGGCCGCAAGAACGCGCTGGTGAGCctccacggggtgctccacggcGCGAGCAGCATCGGGAAGGCGGTGACCGCCGGCGCCGTGGGCGTGCTCGCCAGCCTCCTGCCCGGCGACCGCGAGGACCTGGCGAACGACGCCGTCGCCCTGCTCGCGAGGATCGCCGAGCAGCCGGCCGGCGCGACGGCCATCCTGGCCAGCTCGGAGCTCGTCACGAGCCTCGTCGACTTCCTCGGCGCGTCGGTGTCTCGGTCGGGGAAGGACCACTGCGTGGCGCTGCTGGCCTCGCTGTGCCTGCACGGAGGGGACAAGGTCGTCgccctcatgggcaagatgactgcgCTGATGCCCGCGCTGTACGCGCTCATCGCCGACGGCAGCCCTCTGGCGAACAAGAAAGCGAGGTGGCTCATTAACGAGATCCACCGGGTCTACGAGCAGCGCCAGCCGACGCCGCCGGTGGCGCTGCCGGCCGGTGACCGTGTCATTCGAGTATAG
- the LOC125539791 gene encoding uncharacterized protein LOC125539791, with protein MASHHPPPPPPEYRRPPAGTTISSLGDDQLREIFLRLPDLRSLGYAAFTCRAFLGAVRSSRAFRRRFRELHAPPLLALFLTPCMHTVPAFPSSRRPSAGFSPLRDHAAASDSEWGLDFRDIAYDDGFICIENRSTKQQALYNPQTAALILRPKEDHDMPYGSSLEFHTLSPGEDQRPSRVVCVRHDYSWAWVRVAVLSSDTMEWQILPDTATPLPEGSRHADSTVVDGFICWEFMSLNEVSLTEYILVLNTDTFQFSRIDLPPPLRVVYPKFKIGQTKDRKLCIVIEKDCTLFLWICTTGDDGVQRFALHSTFLLHARFMEVTSCSVEDKFSVQLMTVFNGFVYLSICPWKNFRDKYRSPEWFMSFSLETAELNQHFKNRKRIGCPVHPYLAWPPLVDNTEDSEYEVIGNSVGSVGPESTEKDSSFLIKTLRSFKEALIKDDDANVAEIEAFLLCIDVDDEKNSLVRKIIALDELLITVRDRILRAGADSEFYRLRAGADSEFCRQKTETESWWQMCKGKLWRAFFGS; from the exons ATGGCTTCccaccacccgccgccgccgccgccggaatACCGTAGACCACCCGCTGGAACCACCATAAGCTCCCTCGGCGACGACCAGCTCCGAGAGATCTTCCTCCGCCTCCCGGACCTCCGCAGCCTCGGCTATGCCGCCTTCACCTGCCGCGCCTTTCTCGGCGCCGTCCGCTCGTCGCGCGCCTTCCGCCGCCGCTTCCGCGAGCTCCACGCACCCCCGctcctcgctctcttcctcaCACCCTGCATGCACACCGTACCAGCCTTCCCCTCCTCACGGCGCCCCTCCGCCGGATTCAGTCCCCTCCGAGACCACGCCGCCGCTTCCGATTCCGAGTGGGGACTCGATTTCCGCGACATTGCCTATGACGACGGCTTCATTTGCATCGAAAACCGGAGCACCAAGCAGCAAGCTTTGTACAATCCCCAAACAGCTGCCCTGATTCTCCGCCCCAAGGAGGACCACGACATGCCCTACGGCAGCTCCCTTGAGTTCCACACACTCTCCCCCggagaggatcagaggccgtcccGTGTGGTCTGTGTCCGCCACGACTACTCATGGGCTTGGGTACGCGTCGCCGTCCTCTCATCCGACACCATGGAGTGGCAGATCTTACCGGATACTGCGACGCCGCTGCCCGAGGGCTCCAGGCACGCAGACAGCACGGTGGTGGATGGGTTTATCTGCTGGGAATTCATGTCCCTGAACGAGGTATCTCTCACCGAGTACATTTTGGTGCTCAACACGGATACCTTTCAGTTCTCTCGAATTGATCTGCCTCCGCCCTTGAGAGTGGTCTACCCAAAATTTAAGATTGGTCAGACCAAGGATCGGAAACTCTGTATCGTCATTGAGAAGGATTGCACGCTTTTTCTTTGGATCTGCACAACCGGTGATGACGGCGTCCAGAGATTTGCGCTGCACAGTACGTTCCTGCTGCACGCTAGATTTATGGAGGTCACCAGCTGTTCAGTGGAAGATAAATTCTCTGTGCAGCTTATGACGGTCTTCAATGGCTTTGTGTACCTTTCTATTTGCCCCTGGAAGAATTTCAGGGATAAGTACAGATCCCCTGAGTGGTTCATGTCTTTCTCTCTGGAAACAGCGGAGCTGAACCAGCATTTCAAGAACAGAAAGCGAATTGGCTGCCCTGTCCATCCCTATTTGGCCTGGCCTCCTTTGGTAGACAACACG GAGGATTCAGAATATGAAGTTATTGGAAACAGCGTTGGAAGTGTTGGTCCTGAGAGCACAGAAAAGGATTCATCGTTTCTTATAAAAACATTACGATCATTCAAAGAAGCTTTGATTAAGGATGATGACGCAAATGTTGCTGAGATTGAGGCCTTCTTACTTTGCATTGATGTCGATGATGAGAAGAACTCTCTTGTGAGGAAAATCATTGCTTTAGATGAATTATTGATAACCGTGAGAGATCGTATCTTGAGAGCAGGTGCAGACTCTGAATTCTACAGACTGAGAGCAGGTGCAGATTCTGAATTCTGCAGACAGAAGACAGAAACAGAGAGCTGGTGGCAAATGTGCAAGGGGAAGTTATGGAGAGCTTTCTTCGGTAGCTGA